From Kitasatospora sp. MAP12-44:
AGCAGGAGCGCGACTGGGTGCCCAGCGAGCCCGAGCAGAGCCTCTACCTGCGGCCGTTCATGTTCGCCACCGAGGTCGGCCTGGGCGTGCGCCCGGCCAACGAGTTCCTCTTCATGATCATCGCCTCCCCGGCCGGCGCCTACTTCTCCGGCGGGGTCAAGCCGGTCTCGGTCTGGCTCTCCGAGGACTACGTGCGCGCCGCCCCCGGCGGCACCGGCGCGGCCAAGTGCGCCGGCAACTACGCCGCCTCGCTGGTCGCCCAGGCCCAGGCCGCCGCGAAGGGCTGCGACCAGGTGGTCTGGCTGGACGCGGCCGAGCACAAGTGGGTCGAGGAGATGGGCGGGATGAACCTGTACTTCGTGTACGGGGAGGGCGACGACGCCCGCATCGTCACCCCCGCGCTCTCCGGCGCGCTGCTCCCGGGCATCACCCGCGCCTCGCTGCTCACCATCGCCAAGGACCTCGGCCACCAGACCGAGGAGCGCCGGATCTCCACCGACGAGTGGAAGCAGGGCAACGCCGACGGCACCCTCACCGAGGTCTTCGCCTGTGGCACCGCCGCCGTGATCACCCCGGTCGGCTCGGTCAAGTCCGAGGGCGCGGACTGGACCGTGGGCACCGGCGAGCCCGGCCCGATCACCCTCAAGTTCCGCAAGGCCCTGCTCGACCTCCAGGGCGGCCACGCGGCCGACCCGCACGGCTGGATGCACCCGATCGTCTGATCCGCCACCCCCGGGCGTCCCGCCCCCGCGGGACGCCCGGCTGGGTAACCTCGATATGACTCGCTCGTTGAACTCGGTGAACCGGGAGGAGGGGCTGTGACCGCATTGACGCACGACTACTCGGAGATCGCGGGCGCTGACGAGGGCGGCCTTCTGGATGCCTTCCTGGCGTTGGAGACGCCTGAGGGCTTCAAGGCCGAACTCATCGAGGGGGAGATCATCGTGACCCCACCGCCGGACGGTGACCACGAGGCGGCGATCGGCCGAATCGTCAAGCAGGTCTACTGGAATCGCGTCGTGGATGTGGACTTTGCGGCGAACAAGGGGCTGATCGTTCCGGGCGGGCGGTTCATTCCCGATGGGACGTTCGGACAGGACGGCGTCTTCGACGGGAAGCCGTCGTGGATGAAGTCCGACGGCGTGATCATGGTGGTCGAGGTCACCTCATCCCGCCCCGAGAAAGACCGCGAGGGGAAGCGCAAGGGCTACGCCGCCGCTGATATCCCGCTCTATCTCCTGGTGGACCGCCAGCAGAACCGGGTTTTCCTGCACAGCGATCCGGTGGATGGCGACTACCACAGCACGACCTGGGTCCCCGTCGGCGAGCCGCTCGACCTCCCCGCCCCGTTCGGCTTCGCCCTGCAGACCGACCGGCTGCACTGACCCGACCGTCCCGCATCGCGAGATGCGCCGACCGTTCCCCGGGACGATGTGCCAGACTCCGAGTGTGTCCTCGCTCGCGCTCATTATTAGCAGCAGGCGCGCCGGTCCGCAGTGACCGCTCCGCAGCAAACCCCCCCGCGGAGTGACCACCGTGTCTCAGACCCGCGCGCAGACCTCTCGCACCCGCGAGGGGTCTTTTGTTTTCCCCCGGTCGTGCCCATCCCCGCCGACCGGGCAGGATCCGGTCCTGCGGCTCCGCCCACGAGGCGGTGCCGGATGCCGGGTGGCGCGCGGGAATGGTGGACAGTGGAGCCGGGCATCCGGCAAGAGCAGTACTCCCGAACGGAGAATCCAGGGCCATGACCGACGGCAGCACGAGTCACCCCGACGACAGCTTCCACGTCTTCGACACCACCCTGCGCGACGGCGCGCAGCGCGAGGGCATCAACCTCACGGTGGCCGACAAGCTGACCATCGCCCGCCACCTGGACGACTTCGGGGTCGGCTTCATCGAGGGCGGCTGGCCCGGCGCCAACCCCCGGGACACCGAGTTCTTCGCCCGCGCCGCCGCCGAGTTGGAGTTGAAGACCGCCCAGCTGGTGGCCTTCGGCGCGACCCGCCGGGCGGGCGGCAGC
This genomic window contains:
- a CDS encoding branched-chain amino acid aminotransferase; the encoded protein is MTTPNQAPITFELKPSAHPLPAAERAARLANPGFGRIFTDHMVTIRWTEGRGWHDAQLTPYAPLEMDPANMTLHYGQSIFEGLKAYRQPDGSIATFRPEANAERFQSSARRLAMPELPTETFVKAVELLVQQERDWVPSEPEQSLYLRPFMFATEVGLGVRPANEFLFMIIASPAGAYFSGGVKPVSVWLSEDYVRAAPGGTGAAKCAGNYAASLVAQAQAAAKGCDQVVWLDAAEHKWVEEMGGMNLYFVYGEGDDARIVTPALSGALLPGITRASLLTIAKDLGHQTEERRISTDEWKQGNADGTLTEVFACGTAAVITPVGSVKSEGADWTVGTGEPGPITLKFRKALLDLQGGHAADPHGWMHPIV
- a CDS encoding Uma2 family endonuclease, whose protein sequence is MTALTHDYSEIAGADEGGLLDAFLALETPEGFKAELIEGEIIVTPPPDGDHEAAIGRIVKQVYWNRVVDVDFAANKGLIVPGGRFIPDGTFGQDGVFDGKPSWMKSDGVIMVVEVTSSRPEKDREGKRKGYAAADIPLYLLVDRQQNRVFLHSDPVDGDYHSTTWVPVGEPLDLPAPFGFALQTDRLH